The Salarias fasciatus chromosome 12, fSalaFa1.1, whole genome shotgun sequence DNA segment cctcctcaaccgccagccgccccgcctccagcctctggagcagctccctccattattgtgtccactacttccacagccacaacagtttctccttctctcctgcattaaaaaaagtctcagcagaaagagaagaacagaatcaccgcacatgtcctcacaggctcaggaaaaaccaatttctccctaaatctgtgtcaatctgagtccctctagttgtgtgtgtgtgtgtgtctgtacttcccgctgctgtgaagctgctcccctCAGGTCAGCGCGGCGcggctggcaatggaggatcgggattgtggatcggagcgatgggggtacctgcaggaattttctaacaaaacaaacaaatgcttcccagacaaaaacaaaacaaaaacacattagtatattattttgtactaaactatctgatcggtgcatcttcaacctcacatcatcagctcactaggctgtgtgtgtgatgctgtctctcaggcctctgcaattgttttatattcaactgtcctcagctcctcagctgataaagatgcagctactgaatgaactgtttgttttacagttcgctttggagggtctgaaataaaaaaaaaaaccctctcaagattaaattaataaggttttacattctgatcctaacaaagtgaacttttgttccgtttgttcttgaaaacacaatttgcatacgtggttattcgagcatgctcattggaacatgtacttcagcggaggtcttacgatatgctgagagatggcgaatattggagggttggatcagcagtcggctgaaatcacgcgttgtcgcacgaaccgtcccaaatcattccattgcccatcgcgggatttggcaagggaactttggaaatatttgtgagaacctgaaacattaaacaaagacatctggacagtagacagacatacagacgctgcgcactgagtcctgtcaaaaaaatgttgatatagtcaaatcactgtcaaagtcctggaaaaaaacattgttcatagtcaacatcacgtcctgtatgcacagtgcatcACTGggtctgaagttttaaatttgcggttgatgtgagcaccatctccagtttgatcatcgactgtcagtcaatcagagtcatcgggcaaagtttagacaataagaacatgtcgcatctcagtggacatggaaagctttcttctattaccaggatcaacatccaattcaccgtcccagaatcaaccaagttataaaaataaactaaaataaaaatcccacagatttccgtgttatcttgagcgtgagcatgggaaacctcagatgtacatcagtaattgtgcatgaaatacaattaatcatgtgttgtttttttgtattcttttcaagctctgctactctatctgaccctgtgcaagctgtgtgtcagtgcaaagcgcttcttcattgcggttagcgggttgtgtgttattttgcgtacgtcacccatgccatcagACTTCATGtaaaaatcactgtttttacAAATATAGACTTTAAACTTTATAAATTGCATCCATAACATCAAAACACTCATCTTACAAAAATTTCAGTGTCAtcttaattcaattaaaatgaaTCTCCAAAGCAGTGGATCAACAGGATTTCTTCCCTTTATGGTTGTTTCATCTTCTCTTCTTACAGATTTGTTAGGAATCTATTTTTATGTAAACTTTGTCTCGGGAGAAAATTTTTATGGCCTCTTCAATTTCAGAAAGCCGACAATCGAGGTGAGCACGACGCGAGCGGACACTCAGATTGTCAGCTTTGAGGGGCAGCGAAAGCAGCTCAGTCACCAAGGAGCGATGAGCTgaggaaacaaaagaacaacGTAATTAGTGACGCAAGTTGTTTTCACCAACATCTCTATTGCATAGCGTGCTTGAAAGTCAGAAATAAAGAGGCGTACCCTCGTTCAGGGTCTTCAGTGTTCcctgtctctcactctcaggCATCAGGGTGTGACCAGGTGGGATCGTAGGATCTGGCctattttttctcctctcctctgcctctttaCGCCATTGTTCCTTCCTTTCTTCAAGGCTGCATGGGTGTGGTTGGGAATGTTTGAGTATCAttgagaatgaaaaaaaaaatagcagtggAAATGATGGTGAGTCACATGAGGAAAAGTTTCTGGATTGAAATGTGCAGGAAATAACACTCACTAGTGAGGCACCTGGCCTATGACTGCACTGGGAACAGGCATGTCTTTGAGGTTGGTCAGTGACTGTGAGCGGCGGAACACAGTTTTTCCTGCAGCCCTGGCATTATGTTTTATAAAGTCAATTGCCTGACCTTGAACTTGCAACTATAATcaagagaagaaaggaaaataaatcataTTATTTATCACAGAAACATTTGTGGAACATTTGCAAAGATATCTAATTTCTACATTTATAGAGAAAAGGCAATTTTACATTACAACTCTTAAGTGGGCATCAGATCAGGTCACCATTTCACACTGCTGTGGACTAGTAAGTGACTTTTTGtgagaataaaaacaatagTATGTCTTACTTTTAACTCTTGGTCATTTGTTGAGCTGAGGGAGGCCCGGCGTTGCGGAGCTTCGGATGAAGTTCTGGATTGTTGTCTTGGCACACCATATGAGTGGGCCTTCAGGAAGTTTTGACACTGTGGCCTAACACTTGGACTACAAACCTACATGGAATAAACAGATTGATTAATTCTTgatgaggaaaaacacagaactcACTAACgttttttctgcttcttgcCTGTAGTTGGGCCATCACCCTGGACGGAACATTCTGGTATTTTGAGGAGGTCCAGAGGGCTTTGACTGGCTCAGGATGAGACTGTGCTCTCTTGGCCTCTTGCTCTTTGCAGCGTTTCTGGATCTCACGAAGTCGACGGACATTCTCTTTACCAAAGTCATGCACTCTCTGTTCTAAAAAGCAGAATCACAAAATCTgtcaaatgtattttattgatgTAAAAAATAAGTTCTAATATAGTGAAAAAACAATACTGATGAAAAGCACgctcatttatttctttatcagAAGCTGTTTCACtaacagagcagctcagcaaGATCCAGTCCAATGGCATGTATGAGAAAGCTGTGGGCTTCTTTCAGAATGTAAATTATGCTATAACGAATAAAGATACATAGTTCTTACTCTGTCTGGGAACTGGGGTTATAGACAAGCCCTCAAGTTTGAGTAGATCTCCCACAATGCCTTTGCGTCCTCGCTCAAGAATATGCGTGGCATTAGGACTAATTCGAGGGCGAGGTGCTGGGACACGAGCACTGTAGCAGCCGGGGTGCAGCACAGGATCTGGAGCTAGTGGCCCTGACAGCAAGGCCAAGGTCCCATCCTGATTTCCCTCTATACGGCCACGCGCTTGAAGAGGAAAGAACATGAAATTATTTACCTGTAagtcaaaatgtatttaattaaatgattttgtcaatgttttcaaaaacatgcagatgGATTTTGAAGATTACAAATACAAAATTGAAATAACAGAACTGATTGTGCCTCCATTTGCCACAAAGTCAACAATTCAAACATTATTGTTGCAGCCTCACACAGTACAAAGCATTAATTTTAACTcagcaaacattttattttctggtgcaaacacacacagtcataaaGTAAATTGTGTATTGACTGGAATTCAAAGGTGCAGATGTATTGTAGTTGCATCTAACCTGAAGCAGGCCGTTTGTAGTACTGTGGAAACAGAGAGGGGTCCGGCGGGATTGGCCCTGATATTGATGAAGGCCCCTCACACATCTGAACCTACAAAGAACACAAAAGTCTTATGAGATGAAGAGATTTTTATTTCTATAAAGAGAAGTTTGACAGATGATGACTGCTTTTCTGATGTTTATGAGGGTAACTGCATTTATTGCGTTGCACAAACAACAGATAAGTcttaaatattcataaaataaatcagCAACTGATTTGGCTATGTGAATAACCTTATTCTTGTTATTCTTTTTCTTATTAATGTATATTTTTGACGAATAGTCATTCATTATGCATGTTGAGTACAAAGTAAACATaactgaatggatggatgaatgaatgaatgaatgaatgaatgaatgagaaattAGCTGCACCCGTTGTTTACATTTCTAATAGTCTTATTAGGAGCTAACAATAGCTGTTCTTAATTAGCTTGTAATAAAGTACATAAGAAGTACAGGCTGTTCGACGCACCCCTGTCTTCCGACAAAACATTAGCAAACGTTTGGCCACACATGTTATCACAGAGCTCGACAGAACAACCCCAAAGGTGAGATAATGAGTTTTTTACCTTTTCTAATGGTCTTGTTTATCGATTGAAGAGCTTCACGCGGACTGATGACGCCGGTAATAAACACTTGTTGCGCTGTTGTCACCACGGCAACGGGGCACACGGACATAGAACTAGAATCAATAGAATACTGAGGCGGTTGGGATGCTGACAGGGATTTTCaaggatttaaaaaacaacaagcacagCCTATTAATGGTACATAGTTAGTCATTATGCATTCTTCAAACCTTCATAGTATTGCGACATACGTCTGGGTTTAAACGTACTGTTACGTCGAGTGATTCAGTTCTATCTGGTCTATCTCTCTGTAATCCCGTTTATTCCACCGAGGGTTCTATTATCCGAGTTTTACCTTTCAGGCTTTATTTAACCAAAAATTCCGAatataaatccaaataaagctcAATGTTTAACATTACCGACCTCAGCTAAAACTCCCGGGCGTATAAACCCTGAGCTGAAAACGCGCACTGCGATCATAGAGTGTTTGTACGAGGTTTGCCTGTCAGACAACACTCAGGGCAAACAAATAAGTCATGTATTCGTATTCGCATAGAGGTCATTGATCCTCAGTCTAAttacatcaaaacaaacaaaacatcctcATAGGAGATTCCCTCCGTGATTTCATAATGGCAGTGACGAATGAGCActttaggcaaaaaaaaaagaagaagcatatTTTAAAGTTGGAATTTGAGCTTTTATTATCCCTAAAATAAACACTGGGAAAGATTTTGATAAATTGTGGAACTGTTTGCTGTATATATGATCTCAAGTTTAGAAGTTCTCATACACAACCACaacattgtatttatttttatcacagGAGAGGAAAACCACACCCCCTTTTTCCTAAACATTGTAACGGAGTTATTTCTAATTCTTGTCTGTCAAATCAAAACATCTGCAGAGGCCCTCGGATCTGTTTACCATCCGTAATATAGCACGGCACCACGTAAACACCTGTAAAGCATTTATAAATGGAACATAAGAAGTTATTTATTCTCTTCTCAATGTCAATTGCACAACGGCCCCGCCCTCGGCTGGAGGTCTGACTCGCGCCTGCCCAGTTTATTTGCCTCCGCTTTATCCTTCACCGTGTCCCGCAGCAGCGACCAGCTCCGAGGCACTCTGCGCGCTCCGCCCGATCAATAAAGGTgagaaatgtctgttttcttttctataACGCGTTTATTCTGCGCTGATTTCTTTGCAATTGCATGTGGATGTTTCCAGCAGTGGTCTGACTGCCAGGGAGATGTGACTCACAGAAAGGCGTGGAGGAGCCGCAGACATGTCAAGGTTTTAATACTAGTTGAGGCCTGCTTTGCCCCTTTAGATTACTGAAATGTGCAACTGCAAACTGCTTGACAAACCATTATAAATGTAATATTATGCCTCCACCTTCCTTTCGATGGTAAGTGATGATTCATGCAGGAATGTAACAGCTTCATTATCTTTATTCCCTGATCCTCCAAAGTGACACAGCTTACTGCTGTGTTACAGTGTATTAAGCCTATACGTTGTGTCGATTCTATTACACAAATTGAGATGTTGTAGTGCCACCAATGCACGGATCTGGAACAAAGGAAGCAAGCAACAGACCCATCTTGCTATAAAGCGCATGATATGTGGGACAATGCGACATAATGCCATAAATCTTCTCAAAACGTATTATCTGATTGTTAGGAGGCACCACTGTTTTCCAAAGCCAGTTATCCTTGGACTCTCCCACATGCTTACACACTCCTTTCTATGTGCTTATACAACATGCACAGTGTTGTGAGAATTACTAGTAATGACCTACACAGGTTGTAGTAGGCAATTAAGCTATTGTAGGTGTAAGTGAAAGTAAAAGCTTAAGTGTTTATAATCTGTTGTCAGAtttaaattcagtttgttttttgttttttcataaaGAAAAGTTTCCATCCAGTGCTCCACGCATTAAAGATACATTAATAACAGCATGAGTGATGCAACAAAGCATCAAATGTCCAAGACCCACAGGTGAACACCTGCTTGGGCACAACAGCAGCCTTGGTGTTGTCACTGTACACAATGAAACCCAGTGGATGGAAGTGATCAGAGTATGAAGCAAATACAGCACCAAGCAAGCTCGAAACTGTCTAAGTTTAACCGGCCTCCATTTGACCTTATCTCCTTCccttacacacactcacacacgtatacacacgcacacacaacgcACATAGACAGTTGCCTTGGTGTTATGTTATCTGGAGGTTAAAGGCCAGTGTTGAGAAACTGCATGTTTACACAATTTCTCACAAGAGCTATGGGGTCTTTCATCCTCAGTGTGTTATTTTTCTCAGTTCTGGCCGTTGAATCAGTGCCAGCAGTATTTCCATcgtttaaaatgttaaataatgtCAGCTTGTATCAAACAGTCATGTACTTCATTTGGCAGCTATATTTGGGACATTAGCATAACCTGAGAAGTTTGTGgccttttctctttcactttcacagGTGCATTCATGAAAGTTTGTTGTCATGTAGACAAAAGGTTTGGTAATTTTGTAAAATCTGCCTGATTTTCATGCTTTAAACATCCACACATTgtctttaaaatataaaatgtcaCATTCAAGCATTTTTCTTATTGAAATTGCACAATATCAAAAGAACAAATATCAAAATATGTAGCTGACAGACGTTTAAAGATACAATATGTGGGTATATTTATGCTTGATTGTTGAACACTGCTACCTTGTTTGTATTTCTCCTCTcactttcattttaatattgctgtCCTCTTGGCCTGTTCAGCTGAGTGTCAGTTGTCATCGGCTGTAGCTCATGAAGGCATGGTGGTGACTGGCAGGGTGTTGCTTGTATGTAAACACAGCGCAATGCAGacaaatgcatttttacttttaGTGGATTTTTTTATGAGGATGAACCTGGATGAGGACACTTGTTGAAAGCCAAGTCACATGTGTTGCAGTATCAGGTTCACCTGTTCTAAATTTGGAGATGAGACCGAGCGCCCAGTGCAGAGACGGAAAGGGTCAAACATGGACAGTGGCGAGAAGTGGGACACAGAGTCAAGGTGGCGCGTCTGTCTCTTTGGTGAAATGACAACAACAGGTCGGGAATAGCGCGTTGTCAGCAAGATGCAAGTCAGCTGTCAAGTAGCTGCTGAGAGTTTGATAAATGAAGAGGGAATGATGGACAGGACAGAAAGATGGACATCTGTTAGGCTCTAAGTGCAACGACCTGGAGCCCACGAGAACAGAAACTCCCTGCAGGTCAGCTTTGGTTTCTTATTGTTCTTCTTAGAgatttctgaatatttttttttactagatTTTCAATAATTATTAAGCTAGATCTTTGTTGTCACAAAGATTTCATCTCTCTCCAGACAATTTTGGCTGCACAAAGTTCAATGATTTTAAGATGCTAATTCAATAATTTCGATACTTTCTTTTTGagatgaataaaacacacaatttaGTCAACATCCTCAccataataaaaaaatactcacTGTTAGATGGAAACCCTCTAAACCATAATTTAGGAGCTTGAATCACTACATTATGTTAGAGTTTAGAAAGCGCGTATTGTGAGAAAATTGATTGCGCAATAAATCAGTGACAttgtagaatagaatagaatagaatagaaatatgTTAATTCCAGAGGATAATTCTTCTTACATATGAACACTGAGAAAGAATATTTGACAGGATCATTGTCCTTCATGTGTATACAGTC contains these protein-coding regions:
- the enkd1 gene encoding enkurin domain-containing protein 1, coding for MCEGPSSISGPIPPDPSLFPQYYKRPASARGRIEGNQDGTLALLSGPLAPDPVLHPGCYSARVPAPRPRISPNATHILERGRKGIVGDLLKLEGLSITPVPRQKQRVHDFGKENVRRLREIQKRCKEQEAKRAQSHPEPVKALWTSSKYQNVPSRVMAQLQVCSPSVRPQCQNFLKAHSYGVPRQQSRTSSEAPQRRASLSSTNDQELKLQVQGQAIDFIKHNARAAGKTVFRRSQSLTNLKDMPVPSAVIGQVPHYLEERKEQWRKEAEERRKNRPDPTIPPGHTLMPESERQGTLKTLNEAHRSLVTELLSLPLKADNLSVRSRRAHLDCRLSEIEEAIKIFSRDKVYIKIDS